The stretch of DNA TCCCAATAGCAACTAAGTAACTCCTTTTGTAGCACTTCCCTTATTTTGCCCTAAAACAAAGCCAAAATGAACTAACTGGCTACATACAGTAAGAGATTGTGAACAGAACAAGTATTCTATTTTTAAGAGTACTGATAATATCAATTATTTTGCAAACAGCATGCTTTTTAATGTAAGGCACAAAGAAAAGTATTTCATGGTTTGGCTAACAATGatcatcttttcatttgttgttaaaaaatttaatgacAAGACATGTACGTGTAAAATACTTTCagtaaaatgaaagcatttaTCGTGTCCCTTTTCTGGAGGGTACCTTTACCACAAGATAGCACTAGAAAATTTTCAACCTGAAAAGTGTTTTGGTCTGCACATTTCAGGTTTTACAGTatcaacttaaaagaaaaaaaaatttaaatcacccAATCACTTACACTTTTTTCACCCAAGGCTAAAACTATGCCAATGCATCACACCCAGACAACCACAACCCAAAATTTCACCACATTACTATTACAACcaaatctttaataaaattaagactGTGCTTTCTAAGACCAGAAGCAGATTATTACCAGCcaccaattttaatataaaaatacataataaatataagcTTATTAAATGATTTACAAAGGAAGGAATCACAGCTTCCTTCGCCCTGATTGAATTTAggcacaaaaaaatgaaaatacagatagTCTACTTCAAGCCAAGAAGACAAATCAGCCATTATACTGGCAACTTTGTCATTAAGGCGTGTTTTTGCCCATGTACACAGCCTCTTTTCCCTCAATTAATTTTACATCTTTCACTTACTCTGTGACCAAGGGGAGGGGATCCCAACACTACCCAAGAGGTTACAAATTTATAACCAGTGAGAAACTTGCATTCTgaaaaagcagaatataaaaaAAGCTAGGGTGGATGGAAAATGGCAAAAACTGATTTCAGTTCTACCAAATGAGTTTTCCTACTAAGTTTGTCATTCTTGGCAAAGTTGGTTCTACAAGGCAGGTAGGCACAGTAGCACGAAAAGATTAGCAGAGTGGTGGGTGAGGAATGTAGATAAGATATCCAGTTGAAAGCTTTCTCAATGTTTACCCAAAACAAAGGCCAAAGAACAAGCAAATGCTTGAAAAAGAATGGCAGTCCCTACAGTTCCCTACAGCCTACCCAGAGATCAGAGGGCAGAGAAGAAAGTTGGGGAAAAACTTGTATGGGAGTTCAGGGGAAGGGTGTAATCAAAAACAGGAAGGGgttaagaataagaaaagtaTGCTGccaaaagggaaaacaaagagTATGCGCCAAAGAACCCGTTACAAACTGCCAAATTGAGAGATGGGGTGATTGGTCCAGCGTTCTTTGGAGCATGGCGCTAGAGCCACATTTGCCTCTCACTTTGCCTGGGCCAATGCGCAAGGATCAGAGCCAACCCTTGCCTAACCTCCAGGAAATCTGGGCCTCGGCACACAACCCGGGTGCTGCTGAAATGTGGGAGAGGGAACTGAACCGGCCTCTAGCTATCTCCTGTTTCCAGATGAACCACAAACAAAGGAATCTAGAAGCAGGGCGACTTCTGCACCCCCAAGCCCGCCAGGGCGCAAGGGTGAGGTCAAGGCACCGCCTCCTTTGCGGGCATAGCCACATCTGTAAAGGCCAGGGGCATCTAGGTCCTGCTCTGAGATCCTGGTAAAAACAAGCGGTCAGCGAGGCGCTCCTGTCAATTGGCCGGATTGCACTTGTAAAGTTGATAGAGTTGGAAAGAAGCGCAGAGCAGCCCCTCGGATTCCTCCCTAGAGTGAAGGCGATGGGAGGGAGTCACAGCTTCCTTCACCCTCAGTGAGCTCGCTCTGCAGGTATAGTCTCTTTTCCTAATGAAGCATAAAAGATGTTGTCTTCCTTGTCTGTGCCTAGTTCAACTCAAATCCCAGAACAAAGGCACTGGGGTCTGGGACCAAAGTTCACTGGAGATACCATTAATTCTCCTTGCTAAGCTAGCACAGTGTTTGCTGGGTTCCAGCCTTGGGAACCTCGTATTAAGTAGCAACAAATATGCTGTGGATGACTCTCCTTTCCCTAAAGTGGACCCTCAGCCCCAAGAAGTCTGGATCCAGCAGTGCTTTTGGCAACTTGAGCCGCATTTGTCCAGCCAGGTACCATGGTGTCATCACCACGCCCCTCGCACCCAGATCCTCTCCCGCTGCGCACACGCTGTcctgtttatacacacacacacacacacacacacaggcacgcacacacgcacacgatatatacacagacacaaataCAAAGCCCCGGGTAGCTCCTACCTCTCCCCCGTGCCCGTCGAAGATCCCGAAGATGGACGGGTGCGTCTTGTTGGCCAGATCCGTGAGAACTTCGAAGCGGTCCTCCATGTGGTCTCTCCGGCCCTGGATGGAGTACACCGCCACGTTGTGGCTCTTGAACTCCCAGGTCTTGGAAAACTCGGCCTCCAGCACATCAAGCCCCCCGAGTCGATCGTTCTGCATGATCTCGGCTACCTTGCCCTTCACCATTTTCACAGCGTCCCGGCTGGACTTCACGATGGTCTTCACCTCGTCGGTGTGGAAGAAGTAACTCCACAGAGCCAAGCTGATGCACAGCAGGAAAAGCGTCTCGGGTCTCAGTAAGAAGTAGCGCATGATGCGACCCAGCAGAGACAGCAAAGTCATTGTATCCTCTATCATTTATTATCGCTAGAGCCTCAACCACCACCAGCGACGCGCGCCCCGAAGCCTCGCCGGGTCCGGGAGCACTGCGGGGACAGCCAGCCGGGAGGGAGGTGGAGCAGTGCCCGAGGGTGGGGGCGAGGCTCGCGGAACCCAGCCGGAGGCAGCCGAGCAGGCGGCTCCGAGCGGGCAGCGCGAGCACAGGCAGCTTCCCTTTTGTCTCCCCGCCTCGGCGGCCCGAAGGCCCGTCCCTGCCGCCCGCGCCGCCTCCCCTCCTCAGCCCCTTTGTGAGACAGCGGCGGCAGCCGTAGCAGCAGCAGCCGCAGCAGCAGCCGCGGGTGCCCCGATTGGGCAAGAGGAATCAAGTTAAAGTTGCGCCGGGCTGGTCTGCCGCGGTGAGCGGGAGAGTTCAGGGGCGCCAGCGCCCGCGCAGTCCCTCCGGGGGTGCCCCTTCGAGACTCCCGGGAGCGATCAGCAGGTGAGGCGCAGGGCTCCACAGCCCGGCGGACCAGGGATGCAGGTCCCCTCGGTCGCCGCCGCAGACAGCGGAGCGCGGAGCGCGGAGATGGCCGAACGTTCCAATTCCTTCACACACCCCCGGGGGCCCCAGAGAATAAAAGTTTTGCGGATGCCTGGGCAGAGGCAGGGGTACGCAGAGCCCGGCGACGCGGCACGATCAGTACTGAGCCGCAGGCGGCCGGCTGGGCTCTGCCTGCCGCTCCCCAGGCACCTCCCGGATCGGCTCGGCTCGGCTTCACTCGCGCGCTCCCTCCTCGCGTCCTGGCTCGCGCGCGCTCCGCCCCGCGCGCGCTCACCCCGCCCCGTCCCGCCCCTTGAGTCGGGACTCAGCACCCGGAGGTGTGCCCACCGAGCTGTCAGAGGCTGAGCAAGTTCCGCGGCCGCTGGTGCGCGCTCGCAGCCCCAGGCGGTCCAGGCCAGCCAAGGGGGAGAAAAGAGGGAGGTCAGCTATCTAGCTCTTGCGAATGGTTGTTCCTTCCCCCTGTGCCGGCTCCTAAGACAAGCTAATACTGACCCTGCTAGTCTTAGCGTTGGTTTTCCAggagctactcctgctcactggGAAGCCGAGAGTTGCACGTGAGCGTTCCCCCCTTCGGCGGCAGCACGGTAGTGCGGTCCCCTCTTCGCCAGGCATAAGGCAAGCGAGAAGGGACGCACTTCTGCCGGCTTGCAAAGCGATAGGGAGATTACCCGGCCGCTGGCCGCGGTCTCGGCGTTCAGCAACAGAGGCCTTCCCGGCTCTCTCGAGAGTCGGGGAGCTAGCCTGGGTCTAGCGACCTTCTTCCTCCCGAGAGCAGCAGAAAGGGGGGACTCGAGAGAATGACCTCTGTTTCCCCAAGGAAGTGCACTCTGACGATAACCTCGGGAGGGACGAGAAGGGCAGCTCTTTCTGAGAGCGGCCGCCGCCCCTGGAGCAGGGGACTCAGCGGCCACGAAGGCCTTGCCTGCTCGCGACTTTTCCACGGGAAGGCACGAAGCTTCCGATGGGGGCCTCGGGGCGCTCCTGACTCTTCTACGGGGCGAGGGCTCTGACTCTGCGGTTCAGGTTTGAAGGTCCCTTGGAAGCTCGGAAGTGGTGGtctccctccacctcctcggtCATCTCAGGAAGAAGGCTCAGTTTGGGGCGGCAGTCTGGATGAGCGGAGAGTAGCGGCCCTGGAGAAGAGTGCGGGCTTGTAGGAGCCGAGGAGGATAACTCGAAATGTAGGCAGGCGGGTGTTGGTGGGTCTTGAAGGTGGGAAGGCACGAGAAAAGAACAATGTCCACGTCCGCTTAAAATACGGAAACAAGTGAGCTTTGAAGGAAAATACTCATTTTCATTACCCCTGTCCAGGAAGAAGAGTGCTGATCTGCTTCTTCCAGTCCGCTGTGCTGAAGAGCAGAGAGGCTGCTTGATCCCAACCAAGCCAGTGTCTGTCGCCCAACAAACACTTCTGCCTCGATGTGATCCCCAttccttttctaaaaataaaaaataagaagtccTGGAAGGAAATACACTAAAATGTTCCCAGTGGTTAATCATTAGTACAGTAGTAGATTATATGCCGCTTTCATTTTCTGCTTTAgacttttgtctgttttccaCACTTTTCTAAAGTTTCCACAAAAGCTATATATTTCCACCataggcagaaaaaaatgaaaatgtaagcaTTTAAATGGCATATACGTTATAATCTCAATAATATAAACATGCGTACAAAAGACAGGAAGGAGATAAGAACTGCTAACAGTATGTTATTTTTCACAACTAGGATATAGTCTCCTGTCCTGCTTTACATTTCAGGTATTTTCATCTGATAAATCGAGAAAataaacagtttaaaataaattcagtcaTTCTGTCAAGACGTTccaaaatgagataatgaattaAAGAGCCTTTAGGAACTAGAAAGAAAAGTAATGCATTAGTGTCATTTTGAAGGTAAATTTACAATATTTCTTACTGTAAATTATCAAATCACTTTTGGGTGCATTGTCAGTCTTTCTGTACATGGATCCGTTTCACTGTGGCAAAGGCAACTTGCAGATAAGCTGATAGAAATTACAGAACTACAAATCAAACTAGGCCCTGGAGTAGCAAGCAGTAAAATTCCAAACCCAAAGGCCCATCCAGTCTGTCCACTACGTTCCTATATTGATGAGAGCAGAACAGACACTCATTAGAGACATGACTTCTTCCCCCATAACTAAGTAAAGAAGAGAGATCACCATACTGATGATCTCCCTGGAGGTTTCATAGCAAGGCTTGACTTGATGAATTAATTAACAAATCTAAATATCCTGAAGATTTGGTGGAAATATGCTTTGACATTTACATCTAAGTGTTCATCtgtgaaaatcaataaaatatttttccatgcaGACCCTATAggcattttcttattaaaaaattcaTGTGATTTATGTGGCAATTTCCAAAAATGCCTAAATAAACTCTGTTATAGTTTACtgtgaattttaatatattacaaaaagaaaaaagaccttcCTCTAGTGACAAACTAACATTTGCATATTCGTGAGGATTATAAAGGTTTTTCATGTATGGCAATGTTATTTTCATTCTCCTAACAATCCTCTGAGGAAGATAGAAGTTATTATCTCTGTTTATGAGGAAAGTGAAGCACAAAGATGTTAAGTGAATATCACTATTCAGCAAATAAGAGGTTATACATTCAAATTCAGTTCTTTTGATTACCAGTTCAATACTCTAACATCTATTATTGCCCAGTGATACTAGAGAtgattattctgatttttatgcCTCTCCACTAATATTTCACTAGATTTCTGTTACAGAAATCTCAAAAAGAATGCATGTATTCTTATTCCTCAATTCTGTTTTTAGCCTTTGGGATAAGCACTTCACCATGAGTATTTACCTCACCCATTGAGAATACCTGTGGGGCAGAAAACAGGTGCAAGTAAAGTGTACTTCTTTAATAAACACCTAAGAGATGTGTTGCTAAAGTAAAATAGTGTTAAAATTTCACAGAGGAAAGAGGTACCATAAAATATGCATTATACAAATACTTTGCCATTGCAAGTGACCTGGTAACAAACAGAGAATTAATGGCAATCCTAGGTTTTCATGGGATATAACAATAGTGATAAAACTGTTTACAGGCAATTACTGTTTTCTACTTTGCAATTAAGCCATGTCAGCCCTgcaagtatataaaaaatatatagcttttaaaaataatgtattctcaAAAGTATTTCAGAATTGTAGCTCTTAggtttaaaaagtctttaaaacGGAGTTTGATAACCAATAAATCTGTTTTCTAGTATGATGTTGTTTTAGGATGTCCTTATCTACTTTATTTTGTACCACCCCATAGAACATGATaaaaagtggctcacgcctgtaatcccaacatattgggaggccaaggtgggcggatcatttgagcccaggagtttgagaccagcctgagcaacaggtgaaaccctgtctctactaaaaatacaagaaattagtcAGGaatggcatgtgtctgtggtcccagctacccaggaagctgaacTGGGAAGATCAtctgaacccggaaggcagacagtgcagtgagctgtgattgcaccactgcactccagtctgggtgacagaatgagaccctgtctcataaaaacaaaatgtaaagtgACTTATCTGCTGAGACTCTGAAtgataaatatgatttttaaaatcctttcaagtaaattttatatgaaacttATACACATAGAAATTCTCTGCACAGTTTTAAATTTCTCAATCATCGCTTTGATTTATATTCTTAAATTGTTCCCGCCATCTGTATACAAATATGTAGTAGGCATTAAGTAGGACTCTCTTACTGACATTCTATTAGTAATTATAACCTTTTAAAGGATACATATAAAAGAGTATTCAAGTATTGTTACGAAATACAACAACCATGCATAAACACAGCACCCAACCAAAAAACTGGAGTGTTACCAATATCTTCATATCAACTTCCCTATCCCACCTCCATGCCTGTCCTCTCTACAGGTAGCCCACTAtcctgaattttatgttttactatccctttgccttttttttttttttttttttttgagacagggtctgtgtcatccaggctggagtgcagttacacTATCttggctcaggcaatcctcccacctcagtctcccaagtagctgggactataggcgaatgccaccacacctggctaatttttgtattttttgtagagatgaggttttgccatgtcacccaggctgttctcgaactcctgagcttaaacaacccacccacctcagccacctgccttgcccttttaaaaaataactttatcatATATGTCTGCATCCCTAAGTagtatattttttagttttgttttgggtttgaGCCTTATGAAAAGTGGTATCTTACTGTATATAGTCCTCTGgtacttgtttttttctctcactgtTATGTTTCTAGATCTTCCTATGTTGTTGCATATAGCTATAAACTTTTACATACAGCTGTGAATCAGTCATTTTACAGCTAtgtaatactccattgtgtgacTGTTCCATAAGTTATATATTCATCTTCTGTGGATGTTCAAATTTCCAAGTTTTTACTATTAGGATCAATAATTTCTTGAATTACTCTTGTATTATCTCTTGGTGCACATATGCAAAAGTTTCTctaggtatatacctagaagtgaaattactTAATGATAGAGAATGAAAATGTTTGGCTTTACAACTTAAGGccaaattgtttttgaaaatatgttgttCCCTTTTACAGTCTAACCAACAGTGTAATCAAAGCTCCTTAATGAAAAGGAccatataaattatgttttaaagtaGATTTCAATTTGGTCCTTTAGTAAATAGTTATCCATGGTCATGTCTATTAAACCATATTAAACCTTCAATTCTTCTCATAAAACCTTTCTAGATGCAAAATTTAATACTAAATCTTGTTTTAAATGCATGTCcatgtattaataaaaacattttaaaataactacataAGAAATGTCAATGACCTTCaagtgaaaaatgaaagttttagtAGTAtagctaagaaaaaaattcatcacTTTAAGTATAATAGTATATCAATTTACATTTACGTTAGTATCTCTGGGGTTCTATCAAACAAAGAACTCACGTGACAGACACCAATTATGTTGGGGTGCAATAtgattttatttcactgaactcCAAAAACACAAGAATGTTTCTGAAACCcaagtttttatattaattacagaGATATATCAAAGatagtttttttctgaacaaAACTTTTATACCATTGCACTATGTATACACAAACCATATATATTCTAAGAATCCATCATCTGATTCCCCTAGGCTTCTCTCTAATAATCTTCAAACAAGGTTCCTAAATTTTAATGTTAATCTAAAGCATTTCCTAAACTTTTGTATACCAATTGACATACATCAATATTCTAGCCAATTTATAATATGAAGCGTTGTGAATAACTGAACAATTCTTTTGTAGTGAATCCAAGAAATAACATGAGTGAGaagataaaattttgtttatttccataGGAGGtaggaacttttctttttttctttagcgcaattcaaaaaagagaaaaattgccTCAGGAACACAACTAACCCTGTTTGGTAGCCCAACAGAACAGTGAGAATTGGGCCCTTGAGAATTGTTGGTATCAATTCAAGCTTGATGTCCATTTGTATTATATCAAGGTAAATTAATGTTAATATCCCATTCTTATACCCAATATTTTTCTGAGGGCTTCTCTGAGCACCCTGAGAATAATTTGTATTCCCTCCAGTTTTTCTATGTTCCCCAAATGGTTCCCATTGAAAACATGTGTTTTACGTTGGGGGCACTGTTAGAAACACTAAATTTGGGAACCTgagtagttttaatttgtaaaagTATTCACAaaacctttctgttttttacctcTTAAGATGCTTGCCTGATAGGACTACCAGAAAATCTTTAGTCACACAGGATTTAACTTGAGAGTTGATTTCTATACCTTTACTTGAGGTAAAGGTTGTTATGCCCCAAAATAAAATTGTGT from Piliocolobus tephrosceles isolate RC106 chromosome 2, ASM277652v3, whole genome shotgun sequence encodes:
- the LOC111550098 gene encoding uncharacterized protein LOC111550098, with the translated sequence MQVPSVAAADSGARSAEMAERSNSFTHPRGPQRIKVLRMPGQRQGYAEPGDAARSVLSRRRPAGLCLPLPRHLPDRLGSASLARSLLASWLARAPPRARSPRPVPPLESGLSTRRCAHRAVRG